Part of the Spinacia oleracea cultivar Varoflay chromosome 5, BTI_SOV_V1, whole genome shotgun sequence genome, CTATTTCAACAACTCTATCTAATTTTCTCCAAGCTAAGGCTCTTATTAGCTAGTTAAATACAATTAAGCTAGTGTATATGAACAAAATAATGCAGCAACCAGAGAAACAGACGGAGATTCCACGACCGCCAGGAAGCGATGACCTGGAGGACGGGGCTAAAGAAGTGAGGCCGGAATCGCATTTCCGGGGATTATCAGATGTTCAGCAATGGAGAAAGGAGGATTGGATGAAGAAGGGTGTGTTAGTTTTGGTTTTAAGGGCATGCGCTTTGCTTTTCTCTTTCTTAGCTTTCATAATCGTGGCTGTTGTCCCTGGCTTCCATCTAGTTGAGTCTACCAGGTAATTAATtctttataataaataatatactCTCTCTGTCCCTAATGTTTATCTCCATTTAACAATAGTGCTTTATTATCATGCAGTTACTTGTTTGCCATAGCATTGATAACAATGGTATACACAGCAAGTCAAGTTGGAATAAAAGGTCATGAACTTCGCACTGGAAAGGATGTCATATCATCAGACATAGTGGTCTGGATTGATTTTATTGGAGATCAGGTAATTATTGGCATGCAAACATGCTTATTAATTATTGATAGATGTATTCTACTTAATTTGGTAATaattgtttttttgtttatttacagGTAATGGCATACATGCTGATATCAGCAGCATCAACAGGAGGGATGAGTACAAGTGCAATGAGGAATATGGGATATATAAATCCAATCGTTGAGAAAGAATCGGCGGCAGTGGCTATGTGTTTTCTGGCATTCTTCTCTGTTGCATCAGCATCCCTCATTTCAGGATACCATCTCTTCACCGAGTTATCTAGATCCTAAACACCATatacattttctttttctttgtctgTGAACTTTAATTTGATCAAGTTCATATTCTTTTTGTCCttgtttttcttctttttgttaCTCTTTCCATGTCAAAGGATTGATGGATCGATTTCCTAACAAATCTTGAATGTTCATATTGCTACATTGACCTGATCAATTCACATTAACCATGATATTATACCATATAGTAGTTTCTAAATGCAGAAAATATTTTCTTAACCAATGAATTAACGAAAGTTTCCTTAGGACAAGATCTACGACGTCTTACCATGCGTAAACTCATTAAACTTGATTGACCTTATGAATTTGGTCAAACAAGATTATAAGAGAGAAACTTGAGCAAAAGGTCTTGTGCAGTAAATGTGCACGCACTGGCCTTGGCTTGCAATGAGTCCTCCTTTCCTTTCTATCAAATAGTGTTCATTCACCAGAAAAAACTAGAGAATTTCGCTTGTATAATAAATTAATTGCATCTCGAGGTAACTTTTTATGTTATGAAGTAGGGATCGAGTAATTTTTAACGGTTATTTTGCACTTTGACCGGCACACAGATTGATCCCGCCAaaaactttatt contains:
- the LOC110793138 gene encoding CASP-like protein 4B1; the protein is MNKIMQQPEKQTEIPRPPGSDDLEDGAKEVRPESHFRGLSDVQQWRKEDWMKKGVLVLVLRACALLFSFLAFIIVAVVPGFHLVESTSYLFAIALITMVYTASQVGIKGHELRTGKDVISSDIVVWIDFIGDQVMAYMLISAASTGGMSTSAMRNMGYINPIVEKESAAVAMCFLAFFSVASASLISGYHLFTELSRS